One genomic window of Corynebacterium pseudotuberculosis includes the following:
- a CDS encoding sialidase family protein: MTDSHRRGTRKALVTLTAALALTTQGLTAPATLAEEGSTIVPAPIDNNGLFDAAPPAPVARGAVGEGKLPDPVTSEFFDSKVIRDVDPAGQRCFRIPAIATAVDGTLLVAFDNRYGPDAQSRTWCRDAPYENTKRNSREKQTDIEIYRSHDSGKSFEEGDFIAKGTEDPRDLSYTDPSIVVDHETGKIFAVFVRGYDYRFFDATAGVNRGSVEDPIQKRSVQDTVIIESNDNGQTWGNMKLLSELTEKIKVRHKPGQELAGRGRFATSGNGIQLKYGENAGRLLFPMSVHYSPNGAGAVANVALYSDDHGATWNVGQGVGGEGETNGDENKLVELSDGRIMMNSKSTGSNPSNPRGAERWRSYSEDQGETWSKPEPVIVAPPQHPLQRNTGINVSLIKAYPSAPEGSAAARVLLYSAPIDTRIKGEYGQDGRSNGWVMASCDDGRSWTHGRQIEAGRFQYSVMTPMADGNIGMVYESGDKERGMTLKFAKFNMAWLGADCLSNKALGITDLPDPALAKAIEDAKAATAKAEEATANVLKLTKELEEAELENEELAQALAEAKSAAQDAIAAAEEANARVKAAEGATIEAEEAAMKAENEAKALAEQLAKVEAELANSQDQAKALAEAKEAAEIARKAAEEALKLEKEKSGKAGGTDNTENKGFWQELLRIFPGFAPIFSFLASIWGGMQKLLAF, from the coding sequence ATGACGGATTCACACCGCCGTGGAACTCGCAAAGCGCTGGTAACACTCACAGCAGCGCTGGCGCTCACCACTCAAGGCCTTACGGCTCCTGCGACTCTTGCTGAAGAGGGTTCGACCATCGTACCTGCGCCCATTGATAATAATGGGCTTTTCGACGCTGCCCCGCCCGCGCCCGTAGCGCGTGGTGCAGTGGGGGAGGGTAAGCTTCCCGACCCTGTAACCAGCGAATTTTTTGATTCGAAGGTTATCAGAGACGTAGACCCGGCAGGGCAGCGGTGCTTCCGTATTCCGGCTATCGCTACGGCAGTAGACGGAACTCTTTTGGTGGCTTTTGATAACCGCTATGGACCAGATGCGCAGAGCAGGACCTGGTGTAGGGATGCGCCTTACGAGAACACGAAACGTAATTCGCGTGAAAAGCAGACGGATATTGAGATTTATCGCTCTCATGATTCCGGTAAATCCTTTGAGGAGGGCGACTTCATTGCCAAGGGGACCGAGGATCCGCGGGATCTTTCCTATACCGATCCCTCAATCGTTGTAGACCATGAAACAGGGAAGATATTTGCAGTCTTTGTGCGGGGTTATGACTACCGCTTCTTTGATGCGACTGCAGGTGTAAATAGAGGTTCCGTTGAAGATCCAATACAGAAAAGGTCGGTTCAGGATACCGTCATAATTGAATCGAACGACAACGGTCAAACCTGGGGAAACATGAAGCTTCTCAGCGAGTTGACGGAGAAAATTAAAGTCCGGCACAAGCCTGGGCAAGAGCTTGCGGGTCGTGGAAGATTTGCGACTTCTGGTAACGGAATCCAATTAAAGTACGGGGAAAATGCGGGACGGTTACTTTTCCCAATGTCGGTGCACTACAGCCCAAATGGTGCTGGGGCTGTAGCAAACGTAGCGCTTTATTCCGATGACCATGGGGCGACCTGGAATGTTGGACAAGGCGTCGGGGGCGAGGGAGAGACGAACGGGGATGAGAATAAGCTAGTGGAGCTTTCCGATGGTCGAATCATGATGAATTCGAAGAGTACGGGAAGTAATCCTAGTAATCCGAGAGGCGCAGAGCGTTGGAGGTCTTATTCAGAGGATCAGGGAGAAACCTGGAGTAAGCCTGAACCGGTAATCGTTGCGCCACCTCAGCACCCATTGCAAAGAAATACTGGTATCAATGTTTCTCTGATTAAGGCATACCCTAGTGCCCCGGAAGGCAGTGCTGCCGCGCGGGTGCTCTTGTACTCTGCTCCGATTGATACCCGAATTAAAGGAGAATACGGGCAAGACGGGCGTAGCAATGGTTGGGTCATGGCCTCCTGTGATGACGGTAGGTCGTGGACGCACGGGCGTCAGATCGAAGCTGGCCGTTTTCAGTACTCGGTCATGACTCCTATGGCTGACGGCAATATTGGCATGGTGTATGAATCTGGCGATAAGGAAAGGGGAATGACCCTCAAGTTTGCCAAGTTCAACATGGCTTGGCTGGGAGCCGATTGCTTGAGCAACAAAGCCTTGGGTATTACCGATTTGCCGGATCCTGCTTTGGCTAAGGCTATTGAAGACGCGAAGGCTGCGACGGCTAAGGCTGAGGAAGCTACGGCGAACGTGCTAAAGCTAACTAAGGAACTAGAAGAAGCCGAGCTTGAAAACGAAGAGCTTGCACAGGCTCTGGCTGAGGCTAAGAGCGCAGCACAGGATGCTATCGCTGCCGCTGAGGAGGCTAATGCTCGGGTTAAAGCAGCTGAGGGAGCTACGATTGAGGCTGAAGAAGCTGCAATGAAAGCAGAGAATGAGGCTAAAGCGTTAGCGGAACAATTGGCTAAGGTTGAGGCGGAGCTAGCAAATTCCCAAGATCAAGCCAAGGCCTTGGCTGAGGCTAAAGAGGCTGCTGAGATTGCTCGGAAGGCAGCGGAAGAGGCCCTTAAGCTGGAAAAGGAGAAGTCTGGAAAAGCCGGCGGTACAGATAACACTGAAAATAAAGGTTTTTGGCAAGAACTTTTACGGATTTTTCCGGGATTTGCACCTATTTTCAGTTTCCTAGCGTCGATATGGGGCGGCATGCAGAAGCTGCTGGCATTTTAA
- a CDS encoding TIGR02611 family protein, translated as MSSMRDAVADKLAQINQHYENLKRHRFGFLVRPTVLILGWIVVIVGIITIPFPGPGWLTVFVGIGILSLELHWASGLLAWGVKLYDRFFSWYRVQPKKTCYSLIAGTIVAAWIAGIAIVLVLWKLGFVPFLDPLLPILIG; from the coding sequence ATGAGCTCGATGCGTGACGCAGTTGCGGACAAGCTTGCCCAAATCAATCAACATTATGAGAACCTCAAGCGCCATCGTTTTGGGTTTCTTGTGCGTCCGACTGTTCTCATCCTTGGATGGATAGTTGTGATCGTGGGGATTATAACTATTCCCTTTCCCGGCCCTGGGTGGCTTACAGTGTTTGTGGGAATTGGGATCCTGTCTTTGGAGCTCCATTGGGCAAGCGGCCTTTTAGCATGGGGCGTGAAGCTCTATGATCGCTTCTTTTCTTGGTATCGTGTACAGCCTAAAAAGACATGCTACTCCCTGATCGCAGGCACTATAGTGGCTGCTTGGATTGCTGGCATCGCAATTGTTTTGGTGTTATGGAAGTTGGGATTTGTGCCATTTTTAGATCCCCTATTGCCTATACTGATCGGTTAA
- a CDS encoding L,D-transpeptidase translates to MSYKPRHAKQSVARRRIAAMVGTAATSAALLVSQAATSSAQDFGSSNLSSSFDQQLQNIGRQTRDGAWDLRNNLRAQADAGLPVDAAAAVKQSVDNAVNFAFPGLIQERTAPPVVPAPAPAPVPTPPAFDTGSCPAFARACIDLAGQRSWLQNNGQVSYGAVPISSGRVGHETPKGVFYVNRKIKDEISREFNNAPMPFSVYFTHNGIAFHEGSPQVPSHGCIHLNHKDAVTFFNQLQVGDVVYVY, encoded by the coding sequence ATGTCTTATAAGCCGCGTCATGCGAAGCAGTCCGTGGCCCGTCGTCGTATTGCGGCGATGGTTGGAACTGCAGCAACTTCCGCAGCTCTTCTGGTGAGCCAGGCTGCCACTTCTTCCGCACAGGACTTTGGGTCGAGCAATCTCAGTAGCTCTTTTGATCAGCAGCTGCAAAATATTGGTCGACAGACTCGTGACGGAGCTTGGGATTTACGTAATAACTTGCGGGCGCAGGCTGATGCAGGTTTGCCTGTCGACGCAGCTGCTGCGGTGAAACAGTCCGTTGACAATGCTGTTAACTTTGCCTTCCCGGGTCTGATCCAAGAGCGGACTGCACCGCCGGTTGTGCCAGCTCCTGCTCCGGCCCCTGTTCCCACCCCTCCGGCTTTTGATACCGGTTCCTGCCCAGCTTTTGCTCGTGCCTGCATTGACTTGGCGGGGCAGCGTTCATGGCTGCAGAATAATGGACAGGTCTCTTATGGTGCGGTGCCAATTTCTAGCGGACGTGTGGGACATGAGACCCCCAAGGGCGTTTTCTACGTTAACCGCAAGATCAAGGATGAAATCTCTCGAGAATTCAACAATGCACCGATGCCATTTTCCGTGTATTTCACTCATAACGGCATCGCCTTCCATGAGGGGAGCCCACAGGTGCCTTCGCATGGCTGCATTCACCTAAACCATAAAGATGCAGTGACCTTCTTTAATCAGCTGCAAGTTGGAGACGTTGTATACGTGTATTAA
- the rpsM gene encoding 30S ribosomal protein S13 → MARLAGVDLPRNKRMEVALTYIYGIGPARAAQLLKETGISPDLRTDNLTDEQVSALRDVIEATWKVEGDLRRQVQADIRRKIEIGCYQGLRHRRGLPVRGQRTKTNARTRKGPKKTIAGKKK, encoded by the coding sequence ATGGCACGTCTAGCTGGAGTTGACCTTCCGCGCAACAAGCGCATGGAGGTTGCACTCACTTACATCTACGGTATCGGCCCTGCCCGTGCCGCCCAGCTGCTCAAGGAGACCGGCATCTCCCCGGACCTGCGCACTGACAACCTCACTGATGAGCAGGTTTCTGCTCTCCGTGACGTTATCGAAGCAACCTGGAAGGTCGAGGGTGACCTCCGCCGTCAGGTTCAGGCCGACATTCGTCGCAAGATCGAAATCGGCTGCTACCAGGGTCTGCGCCACCGTCGTGGCCTGCCCGTCCGTGGCCAGCGCACCAAGACCAACGCACGTACGCGTAAGGGTCCGAAGAAGACGATCGCCGGAAAGAAGAAGTAA
- the rpsD gene encoding 30S ribosomal protein S4, giving the protein MARYTGPATRKSRRLRVDLVGGDMAFERRPYPPGQAGRARIKESEYLLQLQEKQKARFTYGVMEKQFRRYYAEANRLPGKTGDNLVILLEARLDNVVYRAGLARTRRQARQLVSHGHFTVNGKKINVPSYKVSQYDIIDVREKSRKMIWFEEAQENLLDAVVPAWLQVVPSTLRILVHQLPERAQIDVPLQEQLIVEFYSK; this is encoded by the coding sequence ATGGCTCGTTATACCGGCCCAGCAACCCGTAAGTCCCGCCGCCTCCGCGTCGACCTCGTCGGCGGAGACATGGCATTCGAGCGTCGCCCCTACCCTCCGGGACAGGCTGGCCGCGCACGTATCAAAGAGTCTGAGTACTTGCTTCAGCTGCAGGAGAAGCAGAAGGCTCGCTTCACCTACGGTGTTATGGAGAAGCAGTTCCGTCGCTACTACGCAGAGGCTAACCGTCTTCCCGGCAAGACCGGCGACAACCTGGTTATCCTGCTCGAGGCTCGCCTCGACAACGTTGTGTACCGCGCAGGTCTCGCACGTACGCGCCGTCAGGCACGTCAGCTCGTTTCCCACGGACACTTCACTGTGAACGGCAAGAAGATCAACGTTCCTTCCTACAAGGTTTCTCAGTACGACATCATCGATGTTCGTGAGAAGTCTCGTAAGATGATCTGGTTCGAAGAGGCTCAGGAGAACCTCCTCGACGCAGTTGTGCCAGCATGGCTGCAGGTCGTTCCGTCCACCCTGCGCATTCTCGTACACCAGTTGCCAGAGCGCGCTCAGATCGACGTTCCGCTGCAAGAGCAGCTCATCGTCGAGTTCTACTCGAAGTAA
- a CDS encoding DNA-directed RNA polymerase subunit alpha, whose translation MLISQRPTLTEEYVDSARSRFIIEPLEPGFGYTLGNSLRRTLLSSIPGAAVTSVKIDGVLHEFTTINGVKEDVSDIILNIKGLVLSSDSDEPVVMYLRKEGAGVVSAGDIEPPAGVEIHNPDLHIATLNEQGRLDIEMIVERGRGYVPASLYAGTNEIGRIPVDQIYSPVLKVSYKVEATRVEQRTDFDKLIIDVETKNSIAPSDALASAGKTLVELFGLARELNTAAEGIEIGPSPQETEYIAAYSMPIEDLNFSVRSYNCLKRQEIHTVGELAECTESDLLDIRNFGQKSINEVKIKLAGLGLFLKDSPEDFDPTQLEGYDAATGDYVDTDLEDSE comes from the coding sequence ATGCTCATTTCCCAGCGCCCCACCCTCACCGAGGAATACGTTGATTCCGCTCGTTCGCGCTTCATTATTGAACCGCTTGAGCCAGGTTTCGGTTACACCCTTGGTAACTCGCTGCGTCGCACCCTGCTTTCGTCCATTCCGGGCGCTGCAGTGACCAGCGTGAAGATCGACGGTGTTCTTCACGAGTTCACCACGATCAACGGTGTGAAAGAAGATGTCTCTGACATCATCCTGAACATCAAGGGTTTGGTTCTGTCTTCTGACTCTGATGAGCCAGTTGTCATGTACCTCCGTAAGGAAGGCGCTGGCGTTGTATCTGCTGGCGACATTGAGCCACCAGCAGGCGTGGAGATCCACAACCCGGACCTTCATATCGCAACTCTGAATGAGCAGGGCCGTCTTGATATCGAGATGATTGTTGAGCGTGGCCGCGGTTACGTTCCAGCTTCTCTCTACGCAGGCACCAATGAGATCGGTCGCATCCCTGTTGACCAGATCTATTCCCCGGTGCTCAAGGTGAGCTACAAGGTCGAAGCTACTCGTGTTGAGCAGCGCACCGACTTTGACAAGCTGATCATCGACGTTGAGACCAAGAACTCTATTGCTCCGAGTGACGCTCTCGCGTCTGCTGGCAAGACCCTGGTTGAGCTGTTTGGCCTCGCACGCGAGCTGAACACCGCTGCTGAAGGCATCGAGATCGGCCCTTCCCCGCAAGAGACCGAATATATCGCTGCTTATAGCATGCCGATCGAGGATCTGAACTTCTCCGTTCGTTCGTACAACTGCCTGAAGCGTCAAGAGATCCACACCGTTGGTGAGCTCGCAGAGTGCACCGAGTCGGATCTGTTGGATATCCGTAACTTTGGTCAGAAGTCGATCAACGAGGTCAAGATTAAACTCGCTGGCTTGGGTCTGTTCCTGAAGGATTCTCCTGAAGACTTTGATCCCACCCAACTTGAGGGCTACGACGCCGCTACCGGCGACTACGTGGACACGGATCTGGAAGATTCCGAGTAA
- the truA gene encoding tRNA pseudouridine(38-40) synthase TruA — translation METNQPTVRIRLDLAYDGTHFHGWARQGTSQLRTVQRVLEDSLELILRHPIQLTVAGRTDAGVHAAGQVAHFDVPAIALDTRSIDGDPRNLVRRLARLLPEDVRVHACTLAPEGFDARFSALRRHYVYRLTTHPRGALPTRATDTAHWPKRIDIDAMQAAADVLIGLHDFAAFCKHREGATTIRDLQEFTWHDVSTSLEPQLYEAHVTADAFCWSMVRSLVGSCLVIGEGKRPEGFVDSLLTETSRSSQVPVAPAKGLSLVGVDYPVDSELLARANTTRAVRTAEDISGNL, via the coding sequence ATGGAGACCAATCAGCCAACTGTGCGTATCCGCCTCGATTTGGCCTACGATGGCACGCATTTTCATGGGTGGGCGCGCCAAGGAACCTCCCAGTTGCGCACGGTGCAGCGGGTGCTTGAAGATTCGCTTGAACTTATTCTGAGACACCCGATTCAGCTGACCGTGGCTGGACGCACTGATGCCGGAGTCCATGCCGCGGGGCAGGTGGCCCACTTTGACGTGCCGGCCATTGCTCTGGACACGCGAAGCATCGACGGTGATCCGCGAAACCTGGTACGCCGCCTGGCACGTTTGCTTCCCGAGGACGTACGAGTCCATGCTTGTACGCTAGCTCCGGAAGGATTTGACGCGCGCTTTTCTGCTTTACGACGCCACTACGTCTACCGCCTTACCACCCATCCACGAGGTGCTCTTCCTACTCGCGCAACAGATACAGCGCACTGGCCTAAACGGATCGATATAGATGCGATGCAAGCGGCGGCAGACGTTCTCATTGGTTTGCATGATTTTGCTGCCTTTTGTAAACACCGAGAAGGTGCCACAACGATCCGCGACCTGCAAGAATTCACATGGCATGACGTCTCCACCTCGCTCGAACCGCAGCTTTATGAAGCCCATGTGACGGCCGATGCCTTCTGCTGGTCCATGGTTCGGTCACTTGTTGGCAGTTGTCTAGTCATAGGAGAAGGAAAACGGCCGGAGGGATTCGTCGATTCCTTGCTCACGGAAACCTCCCGATCCTCCCAAGTCCCAGTTGCTCCAGCCAAAGGGCTAAGCCTTGTTGGAGTCGATTATCCCGTGGACAGCGAATTGCTTGCTCGCGCAAACACGACCCGTGCAGTGCGCACTGCTGAGGACATTTCAGGGAACCTCTAA
- the rplQ gene encoding 50S ribosomal protein L17, with the protein MPTPKKGARLGGSASHQKHILSNLAAQLFEHGAIKTTDAKAKLLRPYAEKLITKAKKGSVADRRNVLKAVPNKDVVAYLFNELAPKFENREGGYTRIIKLENRKGDNAPMSQISLVLEETVSAEASRATRAAASKEAEKIEEPAAEEAVAETSTDEAAEEK; encoded by the coding sequence ATGCCTACCCCTAAGAAGGGCGCCCGTCTCGGCGGTTCCGCAAGCCACCAGAAGCACATTCTGTCAAACCTTGCGGCACAGCTTTTCGAGCACGGCGCTATCAAGACCACCGATGCTAAGGCTAAGCTCCTGCGTCCTTACGCAGAGAAGCTGATCACCAAGGCTAAGAAGGGCTCTGTTGCGGATCGTCGCAACGTGCTCAAAGCAGTTCCCAACAAGGACGTCGTTGCATACCTATTCAACGAGTTGGCTCCGAAGTTTGAGAACCGTGAGGGTGGCTACACCCGCATCATCAAGCTCGAGAACCGCAAGGGTGACAACGCTCCTATGAGCCAGATCTCCCTCGTTCTTGAGGAGACTGTTTCTGCAGAGGCAAGCCGCGCAACCCGCGCAGCTGCTTCCAAGGAAGCTGAGAAGATAGAGGAGCCAGCAGCTGAAGAGGCTGTTGCAGAGACCTCCACCGACGAGGCTGCAGAAGAGAAGTAG
- the infA gene encoding translation initiation factor IF-1 gives MAKEGAIEVEGRIIEPLPNAMFRVELDNGHKVLAHISGKMRQHYIRILPEDRVVVELSPYDLNRGRIVYRYK, from the coding sequence ATGGCTAAGGAAGGCGCAATCGAGGTTGAGGGTCGTATCATCGAGCCTTTGCCCAACGCAATGTTCCGCGTCGAACTCGATAACGGACACAAAGTGCTTGCACATATCAGTGGCAAAATGCGTCAGCACTATATCCGTATCCTCCCTGAGGACCGCGTAGTCGTGGAACTTTCTCCTTACGACTTGAACCGTGGTCGCATCGTTTACCGCTATAAATAA
- the eccB gene encoding type VII secretion protein EccB produces MRMRTDDMAKRITTPHEDVRQRKGIAPATKAQVSGHRFLVRRAELGLLLGDVRMIHDPLGRLRRAIAFGLSAVGLVALGAGALALFSPNPDPGDARILSSQRGDLFVRVGEQLHPVTNLTSARLAVEEAATPVKAGDSVLGSKHIAVPIGIADAPSIFNNTSDTEPVWQICTSTPGPTESHSPRTTFLINHTTPFEQTPQLEADEALLATSHMGDVVVTAANRRLLPPAETPEGRSIRRRLGIGFETPRWHPEADVLAIIPEAPQFHLPVGNLELFVADGEYWLKNDSGVVRITSLQKDILTDLGWELKTVSKTEMTALPDIDLHIAFPDKPLRWQDSDKAHTCISVSFTQTDTEPSTSVGITNSAATFASAVELSGESVATHFVGGGGAVAVETGAGVHLISEHGLRHQLAHNAVLEHLGIQKVRRASWFLLRLLPAGTTLSKEAALTPLY; encoded by the coding sequence ATGCGCATGAGGACGGATGACATGGCCAAAAGAATAACAACACCCCACGAGGATGTAAGACAACGCAAAGGTATCGCCCCCGCAACAAAAGCCCAGGTATCAGGGCATAGGTTTCTTGTTCGTCGTGCAGAGTTAGGACTCTTGCTTGGCGACGTCCGGATGATCCACGACCCGCTAGGAAGGCTGCGTCGAGCCATTGCGTTTGGGCTCAGCGCGGTAGGTCTTGTGGCCTTAGGAGCAGGCGCTTTAGCGCTTTTTAGTCCGAACCCCGATCCCGGCGACGCGCGCATTCTCTCTTCACAACGAGGCGACCTCTTTGTGCGCGTTGGCGAACAACTCCACCCGGTAACCAATCTGACCTCGGCGCGGCTGGCGGTGGAGGAAGCCGCGACACCAGTAAAAGCTGGTGATTCCGTGCTTGGGAGTAAACACATAGCGGTCCCCATCGGCATCGCGGATGCACCCAGCATCTTTAACAACACCTCTGATACAGAGCCTGTCTGGCAAATTTGTACATCTACGCCTGGACCAACGGAGTCGCATTCCCCACGGACGACTTTCCTTATCAACCACACCACGCCCTTTGAACAAACCCCACAATTAGAGGCGGACGAGGCTCTTTTGGCAACAAGCCACATGGGTGACGTGGTTGTAACCGCTGCAAACAGGCGGCTTCTTCCTCCAGCGGAGACACCTGAGGGAAGGAGCATCCGCCGGAGGCTTGGCATTGGCTTTGAAACTCCTCGGTGGCACCCAGAGGCAGATGTGTTGGCGATTATTCCAGAGGCGCCCCAGTTTCACCTCCCCGTGGGGAATCTGGAACTTTTTGTAGCTGATGGAGAATATTGGTTAAAAAATGACTCGGGGGTGGTTCGCATTACTTCTTTGCAAAAGGACATCCTCACAGATTTAGGTTGGGAACTTAAAACTGTCTCGAAAACAGAGATGACAGCGCTACCTGACATAGATCTTCACATAGCTTTTCCCGATAAGCCGTTACGTTGGCAAGATTCTGATAAAGCACATACCTGCATATCGGTGTCTTTTACCCAAACGGACACGGAACCGAGTACGTCTGTGGGTATCACAAATTCCGCTGCTACTTTTGCGTCTGCAGTCGAACTTTCGGGAGAATCCGTGGCGACACATTTTGTAGGAGGCGGAGGGGCCGTAGCTGTAGAAACAGGAGCCGGGGTACATCTCATATCCGAACATGGACTGCGCCATCAATTGGCGCATAATGCCGTTTTAGAACATTTGGGTATACAGAAGGTACGGCGTGCATCATGGTTTCTACTTCGCTTGCTGCCGGCAGGAACTACGCTGAGCAAAGAAGCAGCATTAACGCCGCTCTACTAG
- a CDS encoding adenylate kinase: MRLVLLGPPGAGKGTQAAILSEKLGIPHISTGDLFRANIGEGTPLGIEAKQYIDNGKLVPTDVTARMVKSRLEEEDAKDGFLLDGFPRTVEQAEILEGFLEEFGTTLDGVINYQVSEDVVVERMLARGRADDNESTIRTRLQVYREETAPLIDHYGEQIIAITAEGTVEDINSRTLEALGK; this comes from the coding sequence ATGCGTCTTGTACTCCTTGGACCCCCCGGTGCCGGCAAGGGCACTCAGGCTGCGATCCTCTCCGAAAAGCTTGGTATCCCGCACATTTCCACGGGTGACTTGTTCCGGGCCAATATTGGTGAGGGAACCCCGCTGGGGATCGAAGCCAAGCAGTACATCGACAACGGCAAACTTGTTCCCACCGACGTCACCGCGCGCATGGTGAAGTCTCGTTTGGAAGAGGAAGACGCCAAGGATGGCTTCCTCCTCGATGGTTTCCCTCGCACCGTGGAGCAGGCAGAAATCCTTGAGGGTTTCTTGGAAGAGTTTGGCACCACGTTGGACGGTGTTATCAACTACCAAGTTTCTGAGGACGTTGTTGTAGAGCGTATGTTGGCCCGCGGCCGTGCAGATGACAACGAAAGTACGATTCGTACTCGTTTGCAGGTGTACCGCGAGGAGACTGCGCCATTGATTGATCACTACGGTGAGCAGATTATTGCTATTACTGCTGAAGGCACCGTGGAAGACATTAATTCTCGGACCCTTGAGGCCCTAGGAAAATAA
- the secY gene encoding preprotein translocase subunit SecY: MSAIFQAFRDADLRKKILITLALIVLYRIGAQIPSPGVDYASISGRLRELTSDSSSVYSLINLFSGGALLQLSIFAIGVMPYITASIIVQLLTVVIPRFEELKKEGQSGQAKMDQYTRYLTLGLALLQSSGIVALADRKQLLGAGVQVLMPNAGLWTLIMLVLVMSAGAMLVMWLGEIITERGVGNGMSLLIFAGIATRLPSDGANILNSSGGVVFAVVLVAVIILVVGVVFVEQGQRRIPVQYAKRMVGRRQYGGSSTYLPLKVNQAGVIPVIFASSLIYMPVLITQIINSGSHEVSDNWWQRNVIQYLQTPSSWQYIVLYFVLIIFFSYFYVSVQYDPNEQAENMKKYGGFIPGIRPGRPTAEYLGFVMNRLLFVGALYLGIIAVLPNIALDLGVGASSAGSTPFGGTAILIMVSVALTTVKQIESQLLQSNYEGLLK, from the coding sequence GTGTCCGCCATTTTTCAGGCATTCCGGGACGCGGATCTGCGCAAGAAGATTTTGATCACCCTTGCGTTGATCGTTCTTTACCGGATTGGTGCGCAAATCCCGTCACCCGGAGTAGATTATGCGTCTATTAGTGGGCGTCTTCGTGAGCTGACCTCAGACTCCTCAAGCGTCTACTCGCTCATCAATCTGTTCTCAGGTGGTGCGCTGCTGCAGCTGTCGATTTTTGCGATCGGCGTTATGCCGTACATTACGGCCTCGATTATCGTGCAGCTACTCACCGTGGTGATTCCTCGTTTTGAAGAGCTGAAGAAGGAGGGGCAGTCTGGTCAGGCGAAGATGGATCAGTACACTCGCTACCTCACTTTGGGCTTAGCTTTGCTGCAGTCTTCCGGCATTGTTGCTTTGGCGGACCGTAAACAGCTTTTGGGTGCGGGTGTGCAGGTGCTTATGCCTAATGCAGGCCTGTGGACTCTCATCATGCTGGTACTGGTTATGTCTGCCGGCGCGATGCTTGTTATGTGGCTGGGTGAGATTATCACTGAGCGCGGTGTGGGCAATGGTATGTCTTTGCTTATCTTCGCTGGTATCGCGACTCGTCTTCCGTCCGACGGTGCAAATATTTTGAATTCTTCCGGCGGCGTGGTCTTTGCCGTTGTGCTGGTAGCCGTGATCATTCTTGTGGTCGGCGTTGTGTTTGTGGAGCAGGGCCAGCGCCGTATCCCCGTGCAGTACGCCAAACGCATGGTGGGGCGTCGTCAGTATGGTGGCTCTTCTACCTACCTGCCTTTGAAGGTAAACCAGGCCGGCGTGATCCCCGTGATCTTTGCGTCTTCACTTATTTACATGCCCGTGCTGATTACTCAGATCATCAATTCCGGTTCTCACGAGGTTTCTGATAACTGGTGGCAGCGCAACGTCATTCAGTATCTGCAGACTCCGTCTTCATGGCAGTACATCGTGCTGTACTTTGTCTTGATCATTTTCTTCTCCTATTTCTACGTGTCGGTTCAATATGATCCGAATGAGCAAGCGGAGAACATGAAGAAGTACGGTGGATTTATTCCGGGAATTCGACCTGGTCGGCCTACTGCTGAGTACCTAGGCTTTGTGATGAACCGCCTGCTGTTCGTGGGTGCACTCTACCTTGGTATCATTGCTGTTCTTCCTAACATCGCCCTCGATTTGGGGGTAGGTGCAAGTTCTGCGGGCTCCACACCGTTTGGTGGCACGGCTATTCTGATTATGGTCTCGGTTGCACTGACTACGGTTAAGCAGATCGAATCTCAGCTTCTACAAAGTAACTACGAAGGACTCCTCAAATAA
- the rpsK gene encoding 30S ribosomal protein S11: protein MPPKTRSTARRTGRRVVKKNVAQGHAYIKSTFNNTIVSITDPSGAVIAWASSGHVGFKGSRKSTPFAAQLAAENAARKAMDHGMKKVDVFVKGPGSGRETAIRSLQAAGLEVTSISDVTPQPFNGCRPPKRRRV, encoded by the coding sequence ATGCCTCCTAAGACTCGCAGCACGGCTCGCCGCACTGGTCGTCGTGTAGTTAAAAAGAACGTGGCTCAGGGCCACGCATACATCAAGTCCACCTTCAACAACACCATCGTTTCCATCACGGATCCTTCCGGTGCTGTCATCGCATGGGCATCCTCCGGCCACGTCGGTTTCAAGGGTTCCCGTAAGTCCACTCCGTTCGCAGCTCAGCTCGCTGCTGAGAACGCTGCTCGCAAGGCAATGGACCACGGCATGAAGAAGGTTGACGTGTTCGTTAAAGGCCCAGGTTCGGGTCGCGAAACCGCTATCCGCTCTCTTCAGGCTGCCGGCCTTGAGGTGACCTCCATCTCTGATGTCACCCCTCAGCCGTTCAACGGCTGCCGCCCACCGAAGCGTCGTCGCGTTTAA